Within Bradymonas sediminis, the genomic segment TTATTCGACGGATCGCGCGGTGGGAATCAAAGGCGGCGATATCGGGTTTATATCGCCCGGTGAGGCCCTCGCTGAGGCGGACGAGGCCCAGCAAAAGCGGGCGCGCATCGCCGAAGCCATCGCGCCGCTTGAGCAAATCGGCGAGCTGACGCCCGTCTTTGCGCTCGACCCGGGTTGGGGGCTGGCTACCTTTATCGAGGAGCGCGCCGCCGAGGTGACTTCCATGGACGAAGCCGCCAGTGAGATTCGCCAAAGTTTATATCAAGAGCGGCGCGAGAAGATCGTGGCGGAGTTTATCGCCTCGCTTCGAAAAGACGCAGAAATTAAGACCTTCCCGGAGGTCATCGACGCCCTGGCGCCGCCGCCGAAGCCGGCCGCGCGCGATATTTCGGAGATCACACTTCGCAAGCAGGCCGCGTTCGGAGTACAGAAGCCCTGAGCGCCGCGCCTCCCCTATATTCTCAAATTTAAAGCGACGCATTTGCCAGCATCTTTCAGATAGATAGAAGGCCATGATGAATAGAGAGTCCAAAATTTCGACCTGTCCCGTCCCCGCGCAATCGCGCGCGAAGCTGGCCTGGCTCAAGCGTGCGCTGCTCGTCGGGCTGTGCGCAGGCGCCCCCATGCTCGCGACCCTCAGCGCGCCATCGCCAGCCCAGGCCGAGGTGATCGACCGGATCGTCGCGCAGGTTAACGACGAAGTGGTGACCTTTTATGAGGTCAAGAAAGCCGCGATTCCCTATATGCTTCAGCAGGGTATCAACCCCGCGATCCTCGATAATCCGGAGGGGCGCGACGCGATCTATCGCGACGTGCTTCAAGACCAGGTCGACCGATTCTTGCTGGCCCAGGAGGCGTCCACCCTGGGCATGGACGTCAGTAAAGCCGAGGTCGACGAGTGGCTCGCCCGCACGCGCCAGCAACAAAACCTCAGCGAGGCCCAATTTCGCGAAATGGTCTCGGGTTATGGCATGGACTACGAGACCTATCGCGGGATGATCCGCGATAACCTGCTTAAGATGCGCGTGGTGAAGGTCAAGATCGGCAGCCAGATCAGCATCAGCGAAACCGACGTGGACCGCGCCTATAAGGAGCGCTTCGGCGACGATGGCGGGAAGACCAAATATATCGAAGTCGCAAACATCTTGGTTAAGCCCGCGGATTCGACCCCCGAGGCGATTGAAGCCGCCCAAAAGAAGGCCGAAGCCGCCCGTCAGGCGATCCGTGATGGCGCTGATTTCGCCGAGGCCGCCGCGATGTTTAGCGAAGGTCCGGCCGCCGCCAATGGCGGCTATCTCGGGCGTTTCGCCGACGGTGAGCTCGACGCCTCTTTCGGCGATGTCGCGTTCGCGATGGAGGCCGGTGAGATCTCCGAGGTTGTGCGAACCGCCTTTGGTTTCCAGATTATTCAGGTGCGCGAGGTCGAGTACGAAGCCTCCGGTAACATCGAAGCGCGCAAAAACGAGCTTCGCGCCGAGCTTCAGCAAAAGGCGATCGACCGCCAACTGCAGGCGTATCTGCAACGGCTGCGCGCGCAAGCTTTCGTCGAGACATCTCTCTAAGGCGCGGTCGGCTTGGCGCGATGTCTTTGGCCGCGCGCGCTTCTAAAGTTAGGGCTCAGGAGTTGAAATGAAGATCGGCATCAGTATGGGCGATCCCTCCGGCATTGGCCCGGAGGTTATTCTAAAGGCGCTCGGGGCGCCGCTTGAAGACGGCGTGTCGCCGATCGTCTTCGGCAGTCACGCCGTCCTGGCGCGCGTCGACGAAATGTTGGTCAAGGGCAAGACCGAGTACCAATCACTTGTGGAGCGACTCGAGCCCATCGACAGCCTGAACGCCAAGATTACCCCGGGAAATATCGGCGTGCTTGATGTTTTGCCGGGCTCGCATGACGAGAAGATTCCGTTCGGGGAGCGAAACGAGCGCTCCGCCCAATTGCAATTGGCCGCGTTTCACCGGGCGGTGACGGCGAGCCAGAGCGGCGAGATCGACGCGATCGTGACGGCGCCCTGGACCAAGGAGTTATTTCGCATCATCGATATGCCCGCGGTCGGCCATACCGAGATCCTCGCCGAGGCGTTTGACGCGCCCGACCACGTGATGATGCTTGCCGGCGCGCGTCTTCGCGTCGCGTTGGTGACCACGCACCTGCCGCTCAAAGACGTGAGCCGGGCGTTGGAGGCCGAGCGTATTAAGTCGGTGATTCGCACCACGGCGGCCGACCTGACACGCCTCTACGGCGTCGAGAATCCAAATATCGCGGTCTGCGGGCTGAACCCTCACGCCGGCGAGTCGCGGGTGATGGGCGATGAGGAAGAAGACATCATCACGCCAGCGCTCAAGGAGCTCGCCGTCGAATTTGGCGACGCCGTCGAGTTGTCGGGCCCGCACCCGGCCGACACCCTATTTGCCCGCTTTCGCGACGGGCGCCAGCCCTTCGATGCCGTCATCTGCATGTACCACGATCAAGGGCTTATCCCCTTGAAATTGCTGCACTTTGGCGAGTCCGCGAATATCACGCTGGGGCTGCCGGTGGTGCGCACCTCGGTGGACCACGGCACGGCGTATGACATCGCCGGCTGGGGCGTCGCAGACCCCGGTTCGATGCGCTACGCGATCGAGCTCGCCGTCGAGATGGTTGGCCGAATTCAGAAGCGCGCCGCCGCCCGCTAAGGCGCGGGTTGCCACCGGTAATCTGCGTCGAATTTGAATGATTGCTCCTGCGTATTTGTTAGCCAGATCGACGCGCGAACTCCCGAACAACTGAGAAGTCTTTATGGCCGATGACCCCAATA encodes:
- a CDS encoding peptidylprolyl isomerase, whose amino-acid sequence is MMNRESKISTCPVPAQSRAKLAWLKRALLVGLCAGAPMLATLSAPSPAQAEVIDRIVAQVNDEVVTFYEVKKAAIPYMLQQGINPAILDNPEGRDAIYRDVLQDQVDRFLLAQEASTLGMDVSKAEVDEWLARTRQQQNLSEAQFREMVSGYGMDYETYRGMIRDNLLKMRVVKVKIGSQISISETDVDRAYKERFGDDGGKTKYIEVANILVKPADSTPEAIEAAQKKAEAARQAIRDGADFAEAAAMFSEGPAAANGGYLGRFADGELDASFGDVAFAMEAGEISEVVRTAFGFQIIQVREVEYEASGNIEARKNELRAELQQKAIDRQLQAYLQRLRAQAFVETSL
- the pdxA gene encoding 4-hydroxythreonine-4-phosphate dehydrogenase PdxA; its protein translation is MKIGISMGDPSGIGPEVILKALGAPLEDGVSPIVFGSHAVLARVDEMLVKGKTEYQSLVERLEPIDSLNAKITPGNIGVLDVLPGSHDEKIPFGERNERSAQLQLAAFHRAVTASQSGEIDAIVTAPWTKELFRIIDMPAVGHTEILAEAFDAPDHVMMLAGARLRVALVTTHLPLKDVSRALEAERIKSVIRTTAADLTRLYGVENPNIAVCGLNPHAGESRVMGDEEEDIITPALKELAVEFGDAVELSGPHPADTLFARFRDGRQPFDAVICMYHDQGLIPLKLLHFGESANITLGLPVVRTSVDHGTAYDIAGWGVADPGSMRYAIELAVEMVGRIQKRAAAR